In Silene latifolia isolate original U9 population chromosome X, ASM4854445v1, whole genome shotgun sequence, the following proteins share a genomic window:
- the LOC141621955 gene encoding uncharacterized protein LOC141621955 — protein sequence MPTPTPRPITHADLAPKPRGLDLGSKAGALLTILCILCGLLCFILSLFAEATRSEVTWVLTNNNDHSIKGDKGKDYECVYSGNGKVPLICASVAFVALAIAMLVQHSFMLIAMGKTSPPSFVSWDPESSRPMKSLTWQAAFFFISTWVCFAVGEIMLLIGLSVESGHLREWSSPKSNCLIVREGVFTAAGVFSLLTVFLAAGLYATALRVQWLCQEQETIRREVFEASTLYASPPRSPQHSRTNSNLDIRQNHTVQTTAISQSQTVVNNKQSSVV from the exons ATGCCTACACCAACACCGCGACCTATAACACACGCGGACCTTGCACCTAAGCCTCGTGGGCTTGACTTAGGGAGCAAAGCCGGAGCCCTTCTCACAATCCTTTGCATTCTTTGCGGACTCCTTTGTTTCATTCTGTCCCTCTTTGCAGAGGCTACTCGCTCAGAG GTGACGTGGGTGCTAACGAATAATAATGATCATAGTATAAAAGgtgataaagggaaggattaTGAATGTGTGTATAGTGGAAATGGGAAGGTGCCCTTAATATGTGCGTCGGTAGCATTTGTGGCCTTAGCAATAGCAATGTTAGTACAACATTCGTTTATGTTGATTGCGATGGGAAAGACTTCTCCTCCATCGTTTGTTAGTTGGGACCCTGAATCGTCTAGGCCTATGAAGTCTCTTACTTGGCAAGCTGCCTTTTTCTTCATCTCTACTTG GGTATGTTTTGCAGTAGGGGAGATAATGCTACTAATAGGACTAAGTGTTGAATCAGGTCATCTAAGAGAATGGTCAAGCCCAAAGTCAAACTGCCTTATCGTCCGAGAAGGTGTGTTCACGGCAGCCGGAGTATTTTCCCTGCTTACCGTCTTCTTAGCCGCTGGTTTATATGCCACTGCTTTACGAGTTCAATGGCTTTGCCAAGAGCAAGAGACCATCCGACGTGAGGTGTTTGAGGCGTCCACGCTCTATGCATCCCCACCTCGATCACCCCAACATAGTCGGACTAATTCTAATCTTGACATTAGACAAAATCACACCGTTCAAACCACAGCGATTTCTCAGTCTCAAACCGTCGTTAATAACAAGCAAAGTAGTGTAGTTTAA